Proteins encoded within one genomic window of Prauserella marina:
- a CDS encoding N-acyl-D-amino-acid deacylase family protein: MTAFDLVVRGGTLVDGSGAPSRTADVAVRDGIVIEVGRVPGKGEREIDADGALVVPGFVDLHTHYDGQATWDNRLQPSSWHGVTTVVMGNCGVGFAPALPKDRARLVELMEGVEDIPGVALTEGLSWEWRGFADYLDVLAGRNYDLDIAAQVPHAALRVRVMGERAAAHARANASEIAEMAALAAEAVEAGALGFSTSRTLNHKSVSGELIPSYAAGEDELTAIAAAIGATGRGVLQLVTDWTDETIATDFALIEAMVAAAGRPMSFSLGQNPASPERFRAALDFLTEVNARGHRLRAQVAARGIGVLLGLDCTLNPFTANPVWRTLAGLPVAEQAARMADPAVREAILAEGTGPARNLIGGAFLDRYELMFELGDPPDYEPDPSSAVAARAAATGRTPQELAYDILLSGEGTGMLYLPFSNYVDGSLDGVRDMLAHDFTVPGLSDGGAHVGTICDGSFPTTLLQHWVRDRQEGRLPLEFVVARQSRATAEAVGLTDRGLLRQGYKADLNVIDLPSLRLHRPEIRHDLPAGGRRFVQRAEGYLHTVVSGVPTYTGGEPTGELPGRLVRGGDLMAS; this comes from the coding sequence ATGACCGCCTTCGACCTCGTCGTGCGCGGCGGGACTCTCGTCGACGGATCGGGCGCTCCTTCCCGGACAGCGGACGTCGCCGTGCGGGACGGAATCGTCATCGAGGTGGGAAGGGTGCCCGGCAAGGGCGAGCGCGAGATCGACGCCGACGGCGCGCTCGTTGTGCCCGGATTCGTCGACCTGCACACCCACTACGACGGGCAGGCTACGTGGGACAACCGGCTCCAGCCCTCGTCGTGGCACGGCGTGACGACCGTCGTCATGGGCAACTGCGGAGTCGGCTTCGCGCCCGCGCTGCCGAAGGACAGGGCGCGGCTGGTCGAGTTGATGGAAGGCGTGGAGGACATTCCCGGTGTCGCGCTGACCGAGGGGCTGAGCTGGGAATGGCGCGGCTTCGCCGACTACCTCGACGTACTGGCGGGCCGGAACTACGACCTCGACATCGCGGCACAGGTCCCGCACGCGGCGCTGCGCGTGCGGGTGATGGGTGAGCGAGCGGCCGCGCACGCGCGGGCGAACGCGAGCGAGATCGCCGAGATGGCCGCACTCGCCGCCGAGGCCGTCGAAGCCGGTGCACTCGGATTCAGCACCTCGCGCACGCTCAACCACAAGAGCGTATCGGGTGAACTGATCCCCTCCTACGCCGCGGGCGAGGACGAGCTGACCGCCATCGCCGCCGCCATCGGCGCGACGGGCAGGGGAGTGCTGCAACTCGTCACCGACTGGACGGACGAGACCATCGCGACCGACTTCGCGCTCATCGAGGCGATGGTCGCCGCGGCCGGGCGGCCGATGTCGTTCTCACTCGGCCAAAACCCCGCCAGCCCCGAGCGATTCCGTGCCGCGCTCGACTTCCTCACCGAGGTCAACGCCCGTGGGCACCGGCTGCGCGCGCAGGTCGCGGCTCGCGGCATCGGCGTACTGCTCGGGCTCGACTGCACGCTCAACCCGTTCACGGCCAACCCGGTGTGGCGGACGCTGGCCGGACTTCCGGTCGCCGAACAGGCGGCAAGAATGGCCGATCCGGCGGTGCGCGAGGCGATACTGGCCGAGGGAACGGGACCCGCGCGCAACCTCATCGGCGGCGCCTTCCTCGACAGGTACGAGCTGATGTTCGAGCTCGGTGACCCTCCCGACTACGAACCCGACCCCTCATCGGCGGTCGCGGCCAGAGCCGCCGCCACGGGTCGTACTCCACAGGAACTCGCCTACGACATCCTGCTGTCCGGCGAGGGAACGGGCATGCTGTACCTGCCCTTCAGCAACTACGTCGACGGCTCCCTCGACGGCGTCAGGGACATGCTCGCCCACGACTTCACCGTCCCCGGCCTTTCCGACGGAGGGGCGCATGTCGGCACCATCTGCGACGGCAGCTTCCCCACCACGCTGCTGCAACACTGGGTACGAGACCGTCAGGAAGGACGTCTGCCGCTGGAATTCGTGGTGGCCAGACAGTCGCGAGCCACGGCGGAGGCGGTCGGCCTGACCGACAGGGGACTGTTGCGGCAGGGATACAAGGCCGACCTCAACGTGATCGATCTGCCATCGCTTCGGTTGCACCGTCCCGAAATCAGGCACGACCTCCCCGCCGGAGGCCGAAGGTTCGTCCAGCGCGCCGAGGGCTACCTGCACACCGTCGTCAGCGGTGTTCCCACCTACACCGGAGGTGAGCCGACCGGCGAGCTGCCAGGCAGGCTCGTGCGCGGCGGTGACCTGATGGCGAGCTGA
- a CDS encoding Zn-ribbon domain-containing OB-fold protein, with protein MGETGTAAGSTVSKPLPEPTPVSRPFWDALSEHRILVQYSPSLGGYVFYPRTLAPGTLADDLEWRQISGRGTLYTYTVAERPTAPPWADAVPQFPAVVQWDEGPRVSTELVGVTRSGITVGMRVVPVFDTDEATGTTLLRYRPEEAR; from the coding sequence ATGGGCGAGACGGGCACAGCCGCCGGATCGACGGTATCGAAACCGCTTCCCGAACCCACGCCCGTGTCGCGGCCGTTCTGGGACGCGCTGTCCGAACACCGCATTCTGGTGCAGTATTCGCCTTCGCTCGGCGGCTACGTCTTCTATCCCCGCACCCTCGCGCCCGGCACGCTCGCCGACGACCTGGAGTGGAGGCAGATCAGCGGCAGGGGAACGCTCTACACCTACACGGTCGCCGAACGCCCGACCGCACCGCCGTGGGCCGATGCCGTGCCGCAGTTTCCCGCCGTCGTCCAATGGGACGAGGGACCGCGCGTCAGCACGGAACTGGTCGGCGTGACCCGCTCCGGCATCACCGTCGGCATGCGGGTCGTGCCCGTGTTCGACACCGACGAGGCGACCGGAACCACGCTGCTGCGCTACCGGCCCGAGGAGGCGCGATGA
- a CDS encoding thiolase family protein, translated as MGLKGEAAIVGIAELPAQRARSTPPAFTLDQYAKLAAVVTADAGLDPRAVTGLVTHGVRESAMFAPATLAEYLGLPLDFGERVDLGGATAAGMVWRAAAAVELGICDAVLAVVPGSSVLPASERAPARGPGWYGASSGDFGSPQAEFEIPYGNVGQNAPYAQIANRYAAEFGYDPVATAKIAVDQRTNAGAHPGAIFHDMPLTVEDVLASPVIADPIRKLDIVMPVQGGAAVLVAGKRLAAKARHRPVWITGFGEHIAFKTPTYAEDLVHTPIARAADTAFGMAGVSREDVDVASIYDCYTITVLMSLEDAGFCRKGTGMRWVREHDLTFRGDFPLNTAGGQLSFGQAGMAGGMHHVVDGARQLMGRAQQAQVERCDTAFVTGNGGIMSEQVALLLQGG; from the coding sequence ATGGGACTCAAGGGCGAGGCCGCGATCGTCGGCATCGCCGAACTTCCGGCCCAGCGCGCCAGGTCGACGCCGCCCGCGTTCACGCTCGACCAGTACGCCAAGCTCGCCGCGGTCGTCACCGCCGACGCCGGTCTCGACCCTCGTGCCGTGACCGGGCTGGTCACCCATGGCGTTCGCGAGTCGGCGATGTTCGCCCCCGCGACCCTCGCCGAGTACCTGGGTTTGCCACTGGACTTCGGCGAGCGGGTCGACCTCGGCGGAGCGACCGCGGCAGGCATGGTGTGGCGCGCGGCGGCCGCCGTCGAACTCGGGATCTGCGACGCGGTGCTCGCGGTCGTACCGGGATCGAGCGTACTGCCCGCATCGGAGCGCGCACCGGCAAGAGGACCGGGCTGGTACGGCGCGTCGAGCGGCGACTTCGGCTCACCGCAGGCCGAATTCGAGATCCCGTACGGCAACGTGGGACAGAACGCGCCGTACGCGCAGATCGCCAACCGATACGCCGCCGAATTCGGCTACGACCCGGTCGCGACGGCCAAGATCGCCGTCGATCAGCGCACCAACGCGGGTGCTCATCCCGGCGCGATCTTCCACGACATGCCGCTGACCGTCGAGGACGTACTCGCGAGCCCGGTCATCGCCGACCCGATCCGCAAGCTCGACATCGTGATGCCGGTACAGGGCGGGGCCGCCGTGCTGGTGGCCGGCAAGCGGCTCGCGGCAAAGGCACGGCACCGTCCGGTGTGGATCACCGGCTTCGGTGAGCACATCGCGTTCAAGACCCCCACCTACGCCGAAGATCTCGTGCACACCCCGATCGCCAGGGCAGCCGACACCGCGTTCGGCATGGCCGGTGTCTCCCGCGAGGACGTCGACGTCGCCTCGATCTACGACTGCTACACGATCACCGTCCTCATGAGCCTCGAAGACGCCGGGTTCTGCCGGAAAGGCACCGGCATGCGCTGGGTCCGCGAGCACGATCTGACCTTCCGTGGCGACTTTCCGCTCAACACGGCGGGAGGGCAGCTTTCCTTCGGACAGGCCGGAATGGCGGGCGGGATGCACCACGTGGTCGATGGGGCGAGGCAGCTCATGGGCAGGGCGCAACAGGCGCAGGTCGAGCGCTGCGACACCGCGTTCGTCACCGGCAACGGCGGAATCATGAGCGAGCAGGTCGCACTGCTGTTACAAGGAGGATGA
- a CDS encoding MaoC family dehydratase, with amino-acid sequence MAEQVCFEDVAVGTALPSLVVTPDETRLFFFSAATYNGHRIHYDKEWARDVEGYDDVLVHGPLQAALLARAITDWIGGHGRLVTFSVRNRAVAFPGQELTFGGMVTATKEDGERGLVDLDVEGRRGERVLMPGTATVALPRREGRC; translated from the coding sequence ATGGCCGAGCAGGTCTGTTTCGAGGACGTCGCGGTCGGTACCGCGCTCCCGTCGCTCGTGGTGACCCCCGACGAGACGCGGCTGTTCTTCTTCAGCGCGGCGACCTACAACGGTCATCGCATCCACTACGACAAGGAGTGGGCCCGCGATGTCGAGGGCTACGACGACGTGCTGGTGCACGGTCCGTTGCAGGCCGCGCTGCTGGCAAGAGCCATCACCGACTGGATAGGAGGGCATGGGCGGCTGGTCACCTTCTCGGTGCGCAACCGCGCCGTCGCCTTCCCCGGGCAGGAACTCACCTTCGGTGGAATGGTCACCGCGACCAAAGAGGACGGCGAGCGCGGGCTGGTCGATCTCGACGTCGAGGGCAGACGCGGCGAGCGGGTGCTGATGCCGGGGACGGCGACCGTCGCGCTGCCCCGCCGAGAGGGACGGTGCTGA
- a CDS encoding MaoC family dehydratase → MTGESLIPAEAEATVGTVAATATGEVHRREWQRWAAAVGDHNPLWFDPDYARSHGYADIVCPPLFLQCAALGVSTLSGLREDGTSGAATGNLAFPAAPKRMAGGESTTFHLPAYHRDEITMVRTTASIVEKNGRSGRFVLVTWHTTYTNQRLDLVAEATSSMIARP, encoded by the coding sequence ATGACCGGAGAATCGCTGATCCCTGCCGAGGCCGAGGCCACGGTCGGCACCGTGGCCGCCACGGCGACCGGTGAGGTACACCGCAGGGAATGGCAGCGCTGGGCCGCCGCCGTCGGCGACCACAATCCACTGTGGTTCGACCCTGACTACGCCCGCTCCCACGGCTACGCCGACATCGTGTGCCCGCCGTTGTTCCTGCAATGCGCCGCGCTCGGCGTCAGCACGCTCAGCGGTCTGCGCGAGGACGGCACGTCCGGCGCGGCAACGGGCAACCTGGCTTTTCCGGCCGCTCCGAAACGCATGGCAGGTGGCGAATCGACGACCTTCCACCTGCCCGCCTATCACCGGGACGAGATCACGATGGTGCGCACGACCGCCTCGATCGTCGAGAAGAACGGCCGCTCCGGCCGGTTCGTCCTGGTCACCTGGCACACCACCTACACGAACCAGCGGCTGGACCTGGTGGCCGAAGCCACCTCGTCGATGATCGCCCGCCCCTGA
- a CDS encoding CaiB/BaiF CoA transferase family protein, whose amino-acid sequence MTRHCDTDTVLPLTGIRVIDLTVVWSGPGATVLLGDLGAEVIRVEGNDRLSRQVSAKVTKETIAATGYHGGTYPGKDPGARPYDRSAVFNWHARNKLSACMNLDTPEGHQALLELANVSDVLVENNSNGVLDKLGIGHARLRERNPRLIVASMPPLGFTGPMSGYLGYGPNFNSLVGIAAMDGYEDHEPDSAGENYHMDEAAPAGLAFAVLAALWDRENTGSGCVIEFPQAENVMAEIGEYFLDAQVNGRDPVPLGNTDPHVVQDVFPTAADERWVAISVRDDRDWSALARALALPGLAALGATAEDRRARSKPIRRRIGEWCAEREPDDIVGLLRRHGVPAAEVLSEPRVLTDPHLAERGWFRTREHPSTGTHEYPGHPWRSEDFELCHGRPLPGFGQDNEYVYREVLGWPEDRYADQVAKGLITDHQKA is encoded by the coding sequence ATGACGCGACACTGCGACACCGACACCGTGCTGCCGCTGACCGGAATCCGCGTCATCGACCTCACCGTCGTGTGGTCGGGGCCCGGCGCGACCGTGCTGCTCGGCGACCTCGGCGCGGAAGTGATCAGGGTCGAGGGAAACGACCGGCTCAGCAGGCAGGTGTCGGCGAAGGTCACCAAGGAAACCATCGCCGCGACCGGCTACCACGGCGGAACCTACCCCGGCAAGGATCCCGGTGCCCGGCCCTACGACCGCTCGGCGGTGTTCAACTGGCACGCCCGCAACAAGCTCTCGGCGTGCATGAACCTGGACACCCCGGAAGGCCATCAGGCGTTACTGGAACTGGCCAACGTCAGCGACGTCCTCGTGGAGAACAACAGCAACGGTGTACTCGACAAGCTCGGCATCGGGCACGCGCGACTGAGGGAACGCAACCCCCGGCTGATCGTGGCGAGCATGCCGCCGCTCGGGTTCACCGGTCCGATGAGCGGCTACCTCGGCTACGGGCCGAACTTCAACTCGCTCGTCGGCATCGCGGCGATGGACGGGTACGAGGACCACGAACCCGACTCGGCAGGCGAGAACTACCACATGGACGAGGCAGCACCGGCCGGGCTCGCGTTCGCCGTCCTTGCCGCGCTGTGGGACAGGGAAAACACCGGAAGCGGCTGTGTCATCGAGTTCCCGCAGGCGGAGAACGTCATGGCCGAGATAGGCGAGTACTTCCTCGACGCGCAGGTCAACGGCAGGGACCCGGTCCCGCTCGGCAACACCGACCCGCACGTGGTGCAGGACGTGTTCCCGACCGCTGCCGACGAACGCTGGGTCGCGATCTCCGTGCGGGACGACCGGGACTGGTCCGCCCTGGCCCGAGCGCTCGCCTTGCCGGGACTCGCCGCGCTCGGCGCGACGGCGGAAGACCGCCGCGCGCGGTCGAAGCCGATCAGGCGGCGGATCGGCGAATGGTGCGCCGAACGGGAACCGGACGACATCGTCGGCCTGCTGCGACGGCACGGAGTCCCCGCCGCGGAGGTGCTGTCCGAACCGCGCGTGCTCACCGACCCGCACCTGGCCGAGCGAGGCTGGTTCCGGACCCGCGAGCATCCCAGCACCGGGACGCACGAGTACCCGGGACATCCGTGGCGCAGCGAGGATTTCGAACTGTGCCACGGCAGACCGCTTCCGGGATTCGGGCAGGACAACGAGTACGTCTACCGCGAGGTGCTCGGCTGGCCGGAAGACCGCTACGCCGACCAGGTCGCAAAAGGACTCATCACCGACCACCAGAAAGCATGA
- a CDS encoding CaiB/BaiF CoA transferase family protein: MTEQVLSGIRVLDLSRWVAGEFASKLFADFGADVVKVERPGEGSLTRKWGPFPGDRPDPERSALFLHLNTNKRSIAMDLRTEHDLLAGLVRSAHAVVESFRPGGLERLGIGPEVLRSWNPALVVTRISAFGQTGPDRDREASGLVLQATGGPMNATGQAGEAPLRKPGLLEHYTVGRMAGEATMAGVLRARRSGLGATIDVSGQEVLLAGADRRASYLLSAAYSGMVAPRGARSPHRHGATFTGPFRTRDGFVMVYVTNQAFWNRFVDLVGADDPGFRDRYRDRQTVRGADRENFLDHVAGWFAVRDKVAAMEAAEAARIPVTAYLSVSEVLAHPHFRERGAFVSADHPHAGPLDYPGPPWRMERGYALRSTAPVLDQHGERIRADFGAPGDRNAEGVA, from the coding sequence TTGACTGAGCAGGTCCTTTCCGGCATCAGGGTGCTCGACCTCTCCCGCTGGGTCGCCGGTGAGTTCGCGAGCAAGCTCTTCGCCGACTTCGGCGCCGACGTGGTGAAGGTCGAACGACCAGGCGAGGGCAGCCTCACGAGAAAGTGGGGCCCGTTTCCCGGCGACCGGCCCGATCCTGAGCGCAGCGCGCTCTTCCTGCACCTCAACACGAACAAACGCTCCATCGCGATGGATCTGCGCACCGAGCACGACCTGCTGGCCGGGCTGGTCCGGTCGGCGCACGCGGTCGTCGAGTCGTTCCGGCCGGGAGGACTCGAACGACTCGGGATCGGCCCGGAGGTGCTGCGCTCGTGGAACCCGGCGCTCGTCGTCACCAGGATCAGCGCGTTCGGCCAGACCGGCCCTGACAGGGACAGGGAGGCCAGCGGGCTGGTTCTACAGGCGACCGGAGGGCCGATGAACGCCACCGGCCAAGCCGGTGAGGCACCATTGCGCAAACCCGGACTGCTTGAGCACTACACGGTCGGCAGGATGGCGGGAGAAGCGACGATGGCCGGCGTGCTGAGGGCGCGGCGAAGCGGACTCGGTGCCACGATCGACGTTTCGGGGCAGGAGGTCCTGCTCGCCGGAGCAGACCGCAGGGCGTCGTACCTGTTGTCGGCCGCCTACTCCGGCATGGTCGCGCCGAGAGGGGCGCGGAGCCCGCACCGGCACGGCGCGACGTTCACGGGCCCGTTCCGGACCCGCGACGGCTTCGTCATGGTGTACGTGACGAATCAGGCTTTCTGGAACCGGTTCGTCGACCTCGTCGGTGCCGACGATCCCGGCTTCCGCGACCGTTACCGGGACCGGCAGACCGTGCGTGGCGCCGACCGCGAGAACTTCCTCGACCATGTCGCCGGCTGGTTCGCCGTCCGCGACAAGGTTGCCGCGATGGAGGCCGCCGAAGCGGCGCGGATCCCGGTCACCGCCTACCTGTCGGTGTCGGAGGTGCTGGCGCACCCGCATTTCCGGGAACGGGGCGCTTTCGTCAGCGCGGACCATCCGCACGCGGGACCGCTCGACTACCCGGGGCCGCCGTGGCGCATGGAACGTGGCTACGCGCTGCGCTCCACCGCACCGGTACTCGACCAGCACGGCGAACGGATCAGGGCGGACTTCGGCGCTCCTGGGGATCGAAACGCCGAGGGAGTGGCATGA
- a CDS encoding acyl-CoA dehydrogenase family protein gives MRLVASEQDNDLTTMMRKLFAAECPTGLVRELGSEGASRFPARLWQALTDAGLFGLAFAEEHGGAGGTLPELGLCFQEAGRALCPTIVTNTVLFGLGVDRLGDAGQRSRHLTSLAEGKLRATTALWAAADAAVQAPGVRAARATSSGAWTVNGTLDWVPDTDLADVLLVAATVDAAADPGEPRRTVALVVDTSADGVGIEARPTRHGAWHRVVLSDVEVAAIDVMAGEDENGLSAEKLRALANTAVALGCLDLVGGAEAVLAATVEYTTSRHQFGRPIAGFQAAQHIVADMHIALGAARLAARSAVFWLGKGRCATRETAIARMHAASACRRVTLDAHQLHGGMGYVLDTDLHLWSERARSLGTFGGTADTAAGWLREEVGLD, from the coding sequence GTGCGACTCGTCGCGAGCGAACAGGACAACGACCTGACCACGATGATGCGGAAACTGTTCGCAGCCGAATGCCCCACCGGTCTTGTGCGCGAACTCGGCAGTGAAGGGGCGAGCCGGTTTCCCGCACGGTTGTGGCAGGCGCTGACCGACGCCGGACTGTTCGGTCTCGCCTTCGCCGAGGAACACGGCGGAGCCGGTGGAACACTGCCTGAACTCGGCCTGTGCTTCCAGGAAGCGGGAAGGGCGCTGTGCCCGACGATCGTGACCAACACGGTGCTGTTCGGGCTGGGAGTGGACCGGCTCGGCGATGCCGGTCAGCGCTCCCGTCACCTCACCTCGCTCGCCGAGGGAAAGCTGCGGGCGACGACGGCACTGTGGGCAGCGGCCGACGCCGCCGTCCAGGCACCCGGCGTCCGCGCGGCCCGCGCGACCTCGTCCGGCGCGTGGACGGTCAACGGGACCTTGGACTGGGTTCCCGACACCGACCTCGCCGACGTCCTGCTCGTCGCGGCGACCGTGGACGCCGCTGCCGACCCCGGCGAACCACGCCGCACCGTCGCGCTCGTGGTCGACACCTCCGCCGACGGAGTCGGCATCGAAGCGCGCCCGACCAGGCACGGCGCGTGGCACCGCGTCGTGCTCAGCGACGTCGAGGTGGCCGCGATCGACGTCATGGCGGGAGAAGACGAGAACGGGCTGTCGGCGGAGAAACTGCGCGCGCTGGCCAACACGGCCGTCGCGCTGGGCTGCCTCGACCTCGTCGGCGGTGCCGAGGCCGTCCTCGCCGCCACCGTCGAGTACACGACGAGCCGCCACCAGTTCGGAAGGCCGATCGCGGGTTTCCAAGCAGCACAGCACATCGTGGCCGACATGCACATCGCGCTCGGCGCCGCGCGGCTCGCGGCAAGGAGCGCGGTGTTCTGGCTTGGCAAGGGCCGGTGCGCGACAAGGGAAACCGCGATAGCCAGGATGCACGCCGCCTCGGCGTGCAGGCGCGTCACCCTCGACGCACACCAGTTGCACGGTGGCATGGGCTACGTACTCGACACCGATCTGCACCTGTGGTCGGAGCGGGCGCGCTCGCTCGGCACCTTCGGCGGGACGGCCGACACCGCGGCAGGCTGGCTTCGCGAGGAGGTCGGCCTTGACTGA
- a CDS encoding acyl-CoA dehydrogenase family protein — protein MDFELDAEQRAWRDEVREFLRDNVTGALRAELAEHDLDVVDGEVADFRRKIGEKGWFGLNWPTEYGGLGLGPVHQHLLVNEFEYWGVPGPDLTVTSVAPMIMRHGTSRNKAEFLPPIARGELVCAVGYSEPGAGTDLASLRTSAVLDGDEWVVNGSKIWNSGAHRATHEWLCVRTDPSESRHKGISVIIVPVDTPGVTIRPLVAWSGYRTNETFFDDVRVPATNLVGEQGKGWRYITGALDLERGALTNAGDLRRAVDDLLAIARESASPHRPSDVYRRIAELDADVEVATLMGYEAASLLEEGTIPTVEVSAEKIFTSELRQRIATVALDLLGPTGLLTGASGPLHGKFERLYRSAPLLRFGAGTNEVLRDVIAQRGHGMPGYGR, from the coding sequence GTGGACTTCGAGCTCGACGCCGAACAGCGTGCGTGGCGCGACGAGGTACGGGAATTCCTGCGGGACAACGTCACTGGCGCATTGCGTGCCGAACTCGCCGAACACGACCTCGACGTCGTGGACGGTGAGGTGGCCGATTTCCGGCGCAAGATCGGGGAAAAAGGCTGGTTCGGGCTGAACTGGCCCACCGAGTACGGCGGGCTCGGCCTTGGTCCCGTTCACCAGCACCTGCTGGTGAACGAGTTCGAATACTGGGGCGTGCCCGGTCCCGATCTGACGGTGACGTCGGTCGCGCCGATGATCATGCGACACGGAACTTCGCGCAACAAAGCGGAATTCCTTCCGCCGATCGCTCGCGGTGAGCTCGTCTGCGCGGTGGGCTATTCCGAGCCCGGCGCGGGAACCGACCTGGCGAGCCTGCGTACGAGCGCGGTACTCGACGGCGACGAGTGGGTCGTCAACGGCAGCAAGATCTGGAACAGCGGAGCACACAGGGCGACGCACGAATGGCTGTGCGTGCGCACCGACCCGTCCGAGTCAAGGCACAAGGGAATCTCGGTCATCATCGTTCCCGTCGACACACCGGGAGTGACGATCAGGCCACTCGTCGCCTGGTCGGGATACCGCACGAACGAGACGTTCTTCGACGACGTCCGCGTTCCGGCGACCAACCTCGTTGGCGAACAGGGAAAGGGCTGGCGCTACATCACCGGCGCGCTCGATCTCGAACGCGGCGCGCTCACCAACGCGGGCGATCTGCGCAGGGCCGTCGACGACCTGCTCGCGATCGCGCGGGAATCGGCATCGCCGCACCGACCGTCCGATGTGTACCGGCGGATAGCCGAGCTTGACGCCGACGTCGAGGTCGCGACGCTGATGGGATACGAGGCGGCGTCGCTGCTTGAGGAAGGCACGATCCCGACGGTCGAGGTCAGCGCCGAGAAGATCTTCACGAGCGAACTGCGGCAGCGCATCGCCACGGTCGCACTCGATCTGCTCGGGCCCACCGGTCTGCTCACCGGCGCGTCCGGCCCGCTTCACGGGAAGTTCGAGCGGTTGTACCGCTCGGCACCTCTGCTGAGATTCGGCGCCGGAACCAACGAGGTCCTGCGCGACGTGATCGCCCAGCGAGGACATGGCATGCCCGGCTACGGACGTTGA
- a CDS encoding IclR family transcriptional regulator, translating to MTAMHSDPDVVEVGEKTARPSVIERVTQILDVFMMGPERLLLEDITRVTGLPRSTAFRILSQLVGLQWLEHDNRGYRLGTRLHGLGARRHDHGDVRAAAATALNDLHLATGAVAHLAVLEGANVHYLDKIGGAAAASVPSGVGSRVPADAAVTGLAMLACLVPEQVDTLLAISPGSRYREAAVLAKLHRKLGAIRQRHGLAFAPASRCPLGISAVAAPVVGPDGAVGAISVAGKGLRFETVAPMVMFASRRTARTMFPGKARGQGGNTTARPFAAQRSPDAPLWTAKPGR from the coding sequence ATGACAGCGATGCACAGTGATCCGGACGTGGTCGAGGTCGGCGAAAAGACCGCGCGGCCCAGCGTGATCGAACGCGTGACCCAGATACTCGACGTATTCATGATGGGACCGGAGCGCTTACTGCTGGAGGACATCACGAGGGTCACCGGCCTTCCGAGGTCGACCGCGTTCCGGATCCTCAGTCAGCTCGTCGGCCTGCAATGGCTGGAGCACGACAATCGCGGATACCGGCTGGGCACCAGACTGCACGGGCTGGGCGCGCGGCGTCACGACCACGGTGACGTAAGGGCAGCAGCGGCGACGGCACTCAACGATCTGCATCTTGCGACCGGAGCGGTCGCGCACCTCGCGGTGCTGGAAGGCGCAAACGTCCACTATCTCGACAAGATCGGTGGCGCGGCCGCGGCTTCGGTGCCGTCCGGGGTCGGGTCCCGCGTTCCCGCTGACGCGGCGGTGACCGGACTGGCGATGCTGGCCTGCCTTGTCCCGGAACAGGTCGACACCCTGCTGGCGATCTCACCAGGTTCGCGCTACCGCGAAGCGGCCGTCCTCGCGAAACTGCACCGCAAGCTCGGCGCGATCAGGCAACGGCACGGACTGGCCTTCGCGCCTGCCTCGCGCTGCCCGCTCGGCATCAGCGCGGTCGCCGCTCCGGTCGTCGGCCCCGACGGGGCCGTCGGAGCGATCTCGGTGGCCGGCAAGGGCCTGCGGTTCGAAACCGTCGCGCCGATGGTCATGTTCGCGAGCCGTCGCACCGCACGCACCATGTTTCCCGGCAAGGCTCGCGGGCAGGGCGGGAATACCACTGCCCGGCCTTTCGCCGCCCAGCGGAGCCCAGACGCTCCATTGTGGACCGCGAAACCGGGGCGCTAG